The DNA window TGGTGAAGGCCCCCAGCGTGCCGCCGGACAGCAGCAGCCCGGCCCAGGTCAGCACTTCGGGGGGCATCGGTGCCTCCTTAACCGGAGTCCCCCGCTGCGGATGTAGGCGGTGAAAGCGAGCCAGGCGAAGAAGACGAACAGGGGGAGGCTCGCGCTGAGTCCGACGCTCATGAGGGAGGCGGCAGCCAGCAGGAAGTGGAAGAGGAACACGCCCATCAGGCCGTGCAGGGCGATCCGGTGCGCGATGCCGAGCAGAACGGCGAGGGCGCATAAGGTCGTGAGGAGCCCGAGGGAGTGCGCGTTCGGCCACCACGTTTTGAGGACGGTGTAACTCTTGCTGAGGTCGTACACCTCGGGGTACAGGAGGAAGCTCAGACCGACGATCAGGGCGCCGAACGCCGCGACGAGGGCGAACGATTGCCAGGGGGTCTGCTGGAAGGCTTCACGGTGTGTGTGCAGGGATGCGCGCAAAGGGGCTCCGTTCTCCCGGCATGAAAAACCCGCCCAGGGCCGGGAGGCTGGGCGGGTGAGGTGTGCTAGGTTTTGTGGCCTGTGGCGAAGTGGCGGAAACAACCGTTTGCCTTCAGGGGGTTCGGGCCTCGGCGGGTGAATCGCGGATTGCTCGCAAATGAACGACATGGCGCTGGGCGCTCGGTTCTCCATCCCTAACTCCCGGCATGCGATGTCCCTGCTGCCGCAAGCGTGTTGGGCAAAAAGTCCCGCGAATGGTCAACGGCAAGTAAGGCAGACACCAGCAGGGGCGGCTCTGACGCCGCCCCTGCTGGTGTCTGCTGGAGTGTTGATCCTGAGCTCGCTCAAATGAGACCACCCAAACGGCTGAGGTGTCATCGATGAGCGCTGGAGCAAGCATGGCTCGAATTCCTGAATATGGCGTCAGGGCACAGGGAAGTATAGAAAACGCACCCTGTAGGTGCGTTACGGTACTGGAGGAGTATCTGTAATCAGTCAGTGGCTATTGTATCTGTACGCTTGAAGCGCAAGGCTCCTATACCGCGACCAATCTCGATAGAAGGTTGTTCCACGAGGCGGTAGAAGATAGTTGCAACAAGAAAGCTCATAGGAATGGCAGTCAGAACAATGACAGGAAGAGGCACTTTACCAATTGCAATGTGAACAAGGCACAAAATAACAATAAAGTGGGTTAGATATAGACTGTAGCTGATACGTCCGAGATACTGCATAATAGAATTATTCAACAAGCGAGCAGAATAGGGCGAGAACGCGGCGATTGCTATTAGAATTACTGCGCCAGGAAGTATGCCATAATCCTGAATCAGAAATTTATCATCAGTGATGAGGCGTGTAACCTTGCTTCCATAGATGTAAAACATCAGTCCGACGGCCAGCAGAGTCAACTGAACTCGTAGAGATATGGTTTGAAATCTTAGAGTAAGAGTTGAGCGGTGCTTAGCAAGTAGCGCTCCCACCGCAAATATTAGCAAATAATGCAACGTGAGACTTAGACTGCCTAGTCCCGATGAGACGACAGGCAGGGTGAAAGATGAAATCGCTCCAACAATGCTTAGAGCGCCATATCCTAGTAGATTCTTATACCATGCGAATCTCCTAACAGTTAGGAATACCAATGGGAACACAATCGAAATACGCATCTCGTGTACTAAGGACCAGATGGGTCCGTTGTATTGGTTTGTGTCGAATTGCCCCAACAGAAGCACATGATTCAATATAGACAGCCACGAGATAGGATTTGACCACGAGTTGTTAAACCACTGTCCCATTCCATCTAATGAACCGTTGGATAGAAGGGCATTGAGCATAACCGCTAGGCCTATTGATACAATATATGGGATATAAAGACGTATAATTCTTTTGCCAATGTATCCAAAAAACGTTAGGTTTTGTCGCTCCAACATGAGATAGAGCACAAAACCACTAAGAACAAAGAAGATCAAAACAGCCTGATGACCACCCCACAAAAGGTACAGGGGGGTGAGAGAGAGTTTGTCCAATAGGAGTGCTACCTGTTGGTAGGCTGGAAGTGTGGCAGAGCCCACTGTATCTCGAACATGACTTAACAACACCAAGACAGCAGCGATACCCCGGGTGGCATCAAGCTGCGAAATACGCTGTGAGGCGTTCATACCTCCTAACATATCGCCAGCCTTTAGTCCTGGCTAAGAATTTTCACACAAACAGAATTGTGCTGCGAGGCCTGACGGAAGGGGACGTGTCGGGCTGTTCGGCATCCATCCTCGTCGGGAGGGGGCGATCACATGGTCATTCCAACAATCATCCACCTCCTCCTTGATGGTGCGTGGGTCAGGTCAGAAGCGCCCGTTGTTGGCCGCCCAGTCCTGCTGGACCACCGTGAGGGGGTTGCGGTTGCTGACGGCCAGGTTCTCCACCAGCGCCCGGTAGAAGCGGGACTTGGCCTGCCCGAAGGTCGTGCTGGTGACCCCCAGGGTGAAGGGCTGGCCCGTCCCCGCAGGCAGGCCCGTCATCCCCGCAGTGACCGTGCTCCCCGCCGCCGCGCCGTTGACATACCCGGTCACGGTGGCGTTCCCGCTGCTATACACCACGGACACGCCTATCTGAACAAGCTGGCCGTCCGTGACAGCGCTGCTCCCGATGTTCATGGTGTACTTCACGCCGTTCTGATCCCAGAACGACACCGCGCCCCGCGCCCCACCGCTGCTCCGCAGATACAGCACGAGTTGGTTCCCCGCGTTCACGTTGTTGGCATTCACGCTCTGCCCCAGGACCCCCTGGTAATCATCCGAGGCGGGGTTGGTCAGGCGCACCCGCAGCCACGCCAGCGCCAGGAAGGATTGGGCGACCGGCAGGACGGACGGGTGGCTGATGTAGCTCTTGCCGTTGAAGTTGCTGGCCGCGCCCTCATCCGGCAGCAGGAAGCCCTTCCCGTCATACGTGACCGGCCACGCGGGGTCGATCACGACAGACGAATTCACGCCACCACGGGCGAGGTCGACCAGCGTGGCGCCGTTCGCGGGGTTTCCCCCCGCCCAGGTCGCGGGGTTGGCGTAGTCCTGAAGGAGCAGGGTGCCCGTGGTCGCCAGCGTGTCCTTTTCCAACTTGGGGAGGAGGGGGTCGGTGAAGGTGACGCCAGTGAGCTTCTGAACGATTCCGGGCATGCTTTACCAGCCTTTCGGTTGAATGAATTGCGTGGCGACGTACTGGCCGAGCGCCTGATAGCCCGCGTCGTTGTAGTGCAGGTCGTCCGCATCGAAGTAGAGGGGGTTACCGCCCCCGTAGGGGGTGCCGTCCGCATTCACGGCGCTCACCAGGTTCGGGTCCACGAAGCGGTCCATGTAGAGTGCTTTCAGCTTCGCGTTATGGTCGAGGATGTTCGTGTAGTTCGTGGTGGCCGTCGTCTCGCTCGGCCTGAGGTGCAGGCCGAACACCAGGAAGCGCGGCAGGGCCACGGTGTCCCGTAAGCGCTGCACCATGGCCGCGATGTTGTCCCGGGTGGCCTGGAGGTTGGTCGCCAGCGCTGGGTTGTCATTCCGGCCCACCCAGATCAGCGTGACGTTCTCCCGGTGGGTCGCCGCGTCCGGCACCAGGGGGACGGCTCCCGGGCAGGCCACGGCGCTCCCCGCCACGCTGCGCGTGAAGGTGTAAGCAGGGGCGTCCTTCGCCCCGGTCCGGTCCAGCCGCCCGTACACGCCGCCCAACCAGACCATCAGGCCGGTGGTGTTGTAGCCCACCTCCGGGCTGGGGATGCCCACCGCCACGCTCCCGCTGGCGGGGATGCTCCCACTCGGCACCGTGATGGTGACCGGGACGGCCCCCGCACGGGCGGCGATGTGAGCGCTGGTCTGACTCACCACGCCCGCGTTGGTCACGGCCCGGCCATCGTTCAGGGTGGCGGCCAGAATGGCGGGGTAGCTTTTGGTGGTGACGGAGCTGGCCTTGTAGCCAAACGTCATGGAGTCCCCCCAGGCCGTGAGGCTTTTCAGGCTGGTGACCAGCGTGCCGTCCACCCGGAAGCCGCTGGGGGCGCTGCTGAAACTGATCGGGTTTCCGTTCCCGTCGAGCAGAGTGCCGATCCGGGCGCGGTAGATGCGGATGGTGCCGGTGCTGTCCGCGTAGAGGGGCATTCCACCCGCCGCACCCATGATCCCCCAGGCCACGTCCGTGGCGTAGCCCGCCGTGCTCTGCGTGCCGATGGGGCCGACTTGTGAGTTCTGACCGTAGGCCATGAAGGAGCCGTCCGGCAGCACCTCGGCGGCGATGTTGCCCTGACTGTCGGCCAGAGCCCAGGTCTTGATCGAGCCCTCCACGGTCATCCCGGCGAGCGTGGCCAGCGCCGCGGTGAGGGCCTTGCCCACGCTGAGGTTGGCCTGGGCGTTCACGTCCCCCTGGTGCGTGACGGTGCCCGTGGTGAGGAGCTGGGCTAGCGTGGCGAGCCCGGCGATGTCCAGGGCGGCCAGCCCTTTCAGGCCGGTGGGAAAGTACGCCTTCCCGTCCGTTCCGAAGTACACGAAGGCGTTGTCCGCTGCGTCCACCCAGGCGGCACTCACGGGCACGCCGTTCACGTACATGGGCGAGCTGAACACCTTGAAGGTCGCCCCGGCGAACTCCTCCCGCAAGTCGGTCTGCAACTGCGCGCTATCGGCCAGCGCCTTCTGGTTATCGATCAGCCCCTGCTTCATCGCGGCGAGCTGGTCCGCCGCGACCTTGTTCCCGTCGATGCGGCGCTCGAACAGCTTGCGAACCGCCATCAGCCGACCCACTTCCCCCGCAACACCGGGGCCCCCGAACCGATGACGGCGCGCAGGGCCGCGAGGTCGTCCCCACTGACCTCCCAGCCGCTCCCGTCCGGCCAGAGCACGCCCGCGTTCGCGTTCAGCGTGGCGCTGCTGGTGCGCGTGCGGGCGTCCCCGCCGTCCACGTACAGTTCGGCCGTCCGCGCGCCCGCTGGTTTGGGCGGCAGCCCCTGGGGGACGTTCGTGAGCACGAGGTCGAACTCGCTCAGGGTGCTGCCCCGCGCCTCCCGCACCGGCAGCGGCGCGTCCGGGCTCACCGGCACCGCTGCTTCCGGGTCCGTCGGGTCGCTGACCCCCAGAATCATGCGGTTGTACCGCCAGAAGTCGAGCAGCTTCAATTTCAGGCTCATCGGCACCTCCAGAGAACGCGCCCCAGCCGGTGC is part of the Deinococcus apachensis DSM 19763 genome and encodes:
- a CDS encoding acyltransferase family protein yields the protein MNASQRISQLDATRGIAAVLVLLSHVRDTVGSATLPAYQQVALLLDKLSLTPLYLLWGGHQAVLIFFVLSGFVLYLMLERQNLTFFGYIGKRIIRLYIPYIVSIGLAVMLNALLSNGSLDGMGQWFNNSWSNPISWLSILNHVLLLGQFDTNQYNGPIWSLVHEMRISIVFPLVFLTVRRFAWYKNLLGYGALSIVGAISSFTLPVVSSGLGSLSLTLHYLLIFAVGALLAKHRSTLTLRFQTISLRVQLTLLAVGLMFYIYGSKVTRLITDDKFLIQDYGILPGAVILIAIAAFSPYSARLLNNSIMQYLGRISYSLYLTHFIVILCLVHIAIGKVPLPVIVLTAIPMSFLVATIFYRLVEQPSIEIGRGIGALRFKRTDTIATD
- a CDS encoding LamG-like jellyroll fold domain-containing protein produces the protein MPGIVQKLTGVTFTDPLLPKLEKDTLATTGTLLLQDYANPATWAGGNPANGATLVDLARGGVNSSVVIDPAWPVTYDGKGFLLPDEGAASNFNGKSYISHPSVLPVAQSFLALAWLRVRLTNPASDDYQGVLGQSVNANNVNAGNQLVLYLRSSGGARGAVSFWDQNGVKYTMNIGSSAVTDGQLVQIGVSVVYSSGNATVTGYVNGAAAGSTVTAGMTGLPAGTGQPFTLGVTSTTFGQAKSRFYRALVENLAVSNRNPLTVVQQDWAANNGRF
- a CDS encoding SGNH/GDSL hydrolase family protein, with the translated sequence MAVRKLFERRIDGNKVAADQLAAMKQGLIDNQKALADSAQLQTDLREEFAGATFKVFSSPMYVNGVPVSAAWVDAADNAFVYFGTDGKAYFPTGLKGLAALDIAGLATLAQLLTTGTVTHQGDVNAQANLSVGKALTAALATLAGMTVEGSIKTWALADSQGNIAAEVLPDGSFMAYGQNSQVGPIGTQSTAGYATDVAWGIMGAAGGMPLYADSTGTIRIYRARIGTLLDGNGNPISFSSAPSGFRVDGTLVTSLKSLTAWGDSMTFGYKASSVTTKSYPAILAATLNDGRAVTNAGVVSQTSAHIAARAGAVPVTITVPSGSIPASGSVAVGIPSPEVGYNTTGLMVWLGGVYGRLDRTGAKDAPAYTFTRSVAGSAVACPGAVPLVPDAATHRENVTLIWVGRNDNPALATNLQATRDNIAAMVQRLRDTVALPRFLVFGLHLRPSETTATTNYTNILDHNAKLKALYMDRFVDPNLVSAVNADGTPYGGGNPLYFDADDLHYNDAGYQALGQYVATQFIQPKGW